Sequence from the Mycteria americana isolate JAX WOST 10 ecotype Jacksonville Zoo and Gardens chromosome 5, USCA_MyAme_1.0, whole genome shotgun sequence genome:
ATGATTTGGGCAACTGGtcagaaaaaacagtttcagaaacgGAGAAAACTGCAGatttccttctaatatttttcagttttgaacaaacatttaaaatacctGATAATTCAGGTGCAAGAGTAGGATCTATTTGATCTCTTGGACTGTCACTGACCAAAAGTTGCTTAGTTTGTTCAGAGTTTATTTGAAAGTCTTTTGGAGGTGTCTCCCCTTCAGCTGACAGCCCCTCATTTTCCTTTAGTTCCTTGTTAGAAACTGGAACAAGGCTTGCTCCAGTGGAGCCTGAATCTGTAGCTAAATCTTCATGTCCAGATGAATCATCTTTCAACACTTGGTTTCTCTGAGTACTACGTGCATCTGGAGAACCCGCCAAAGAATCTGGTTGCTGGATGGGAAGTGAAACATGGGATACCAAATCGCCACTTTCTTCACTGCAATCCATGGGCCCATTACTTGGAAGCTTGAAAGAGACTCTCTTTGATTGCAGTTTTTCTGGCTGTAAGAGATCCTGCTGACTGTTTACAGGGGCAGAATTATCTGTGGGAAGGTCAAGATCCTGTGGTGCCCGCACATCCGTAGCCTCTTCTGGAAGCGAGACAGAATAAATGGAATCTGGTGTTGTGCCACTGTGGACTTTGATAGCTCCTTTGTCACTAGGAAATGCTGAGGCTGATGAAGCAGAAGAGGGAATGCTGGGCTTATCCTTAGATTTTGTATGATATTCACCATTCACGTCTTTTGTATGCGGGGAATCTATTTCATCTCTGCAAGATGACAACAACGCACCATGCAAGTGTGGTTGCTGAGTGCTTTTATGTGACACTTCTTGGTTCTCAAATCCATTAATATTGTTATTAACAGCAATAGTATGAGATGCAGTTATTTCCATATCATCTTGGTTGTGGGTAAACACAACTGTTTTATCAGCAGGAACTGCAGAAATGGCTGGAACAGACTCTCTGTCCTGTACATCAATTTCACCATTTAATACAGCAGTGTGAGTTTTCGTGATCTCCATATCCTCAGCCAAAGTAAAAATGATGGTTTTGCTATCTGAAACAGCCTCCTGTCCAACCTGCTTGGCCAGGTTTAACCTATCCTCACATAAGACTCTTTCAATACTTTCATCAACAGAGTGAGACTCTGTCATTTCCATGTCAGCTTGGTAACTCGTAAACATAATTGTGGAAGTTAAAGGAACAGACTGATTGGGTTGCCTACCTTGCAGACAATTTTCTTCCAAAGCTACATTATGGGTTTTAGTGATTTCCATATCATCCATAGCAATCATAGTAGCTTCACTATTTGAAAGTGCTTGCTGTCCAACCTCCTTATCCAAGTGCAGTTTATCATCACGTACAACTTTTATGGGAATTTTATCAGCAGAGCAGGACTTGGTAATGTCCATGTCAGCCTGGCTACTTGTGAACATAACAGTTTTAAGAGGATGAGCTGAAGAGACAGAATGAAGCCCTACCTCATTTTGCAAGGCAATTTCGTGGCCTATTGCAGCCGTATGGCTCTCTGTGATCTCCATGTCATCATTCTCATTGTTCAGTGAGAATAAAACAGTCTTTTCCCCTGTTGTTCCCTTCAAGCTTTTCCTTCCAGTCCTTTTAGCCATGCTAAGCATCCCTTGAGATGCAGCCTTTTCCATAGATTTGTCAACTGCAATAGTATTGAGTCTACTTATTTCCATGTCGTCATTGTAGGTAAAAACACAAGTTTTATCTCCAGAAATTAAAGATATGTCATCATTTGAACTTTTacactgcaaaattattttgtctgcTGAAACTGTATGACTTCTGGTGATGTCCATATCAGCATCTTCTGAAAATATGGTTGTTTTCTCACCTGCAAAAGGCAAATGTTTTAAACCAGTCATGGGTAACATTTTCTTGCCAGATACCAAGGAGTACACATTGCATGCAGGCTGCTCCTGACTATTTATTGTCATTGTGACCCCTTTTTTTAAgggcattattttatttttgtcttgaacaATGTGTCCAGGTACCgcttttctttctgataaaacaGGATTGATGTTGTGATCAGGAACCATTACCGCACAATTTCCAGTCAAGTCCATGTTTTCACCAGAGGGAAACACAACTGACTTTTCTAAAAGTGAAGGCAATTGGGAACTTCCCTTATGTGGTTCAGACGTATTGGCTAGTAACGGCTCTTCAGCACCCCTCAAGTGCAGGCCATCAACTGAGTGCGGATCTCCCTCTTCTGAGAGAGGTTTTTCAATTGGTAAAACAGTTTCTTCAGAATCGACACAAGTTGGCAATACTTTGTTTACTACCTTCATAGTATAGGTTTTCTCTTGCCTGTCTGAGTTTTGGCAATCTGCTTTTATTCCTAATATTGTTCCAAGTTGTTGGTTTCCTTTCATTCCAGAGGGAACAGGCTCATTACTGGAAACAAGTGAACCATTTGCAGCCAAAGGAGTAACAGTTTGCttatttgtgttcattttcaAATCCCCACATTCTATTGCTGCAGTCTGACTTGCAATATCTACACCAGAACTACCAGAAAACTGGAAGGTCTGGTTTTGCAGCCGCTTGGGTATTATGTTAGTTTGATTATGATTATTCTCATATTCTTGTACTGTATTAATCGGAGCAACATCAAAGGCAGCAGGATGAGTTTTGGTTATGTCCATGTTTTCATCATCTGAAAACCTACCCGTTTTGTCATTTGCGCAGGAAACTGAAGCGTTTAGAAGGTTTTTTCCCGAAGGTTGAGAGATAACTACTTTCTGACTTTGCAAAGACACGAATGCACAGGTGTCAGTGACAATATTCTCAGGGGCATCTCTCTTTTGCTCTTGTAATGAACACATGCTCGTTGCACAGGAACTTGGACCACTTGCCTGAAAGTTTGTTTTTCCAAGCTTCTTATCAACCATGATCATCTCAAGATCTTTACTATTCATTTCTATAGCCTGGCTTCTTTTAATATTCCCATCGATACTGATCACCTCAAGATTTTCCTTGTCTATATCTAAAGAATTTGCACCTTCACTGACATGTTTGTGCTGGTTCTTTCTCGGTATTATTTTAcaatgcatttgttttgcttctgcagttATCCCATTGCGTTGATCATCAATGACAACAGCATGGCATTTAgttatttccatttcttcctgttCATTTAAATTGAGAGATGTAGATCTGTTATCAAGAAAATGAGGTTTGCAGGTGACAGAGGTGGACACTCCAGCAGGAGATTCATTTTCAACATTCTTTCCATCATCCTTGACAAGACAGGTTTTAGTCAAGTCCATGTCTTCTCCTGAGAATATTACTGTCTTCTCACCTGGCAGAGAAACACGTTGAGAGTTTGCTAGTCTGTGCTGAAGTCTACTCGTAGAAACACCAGTAGACACTGAATTTGTACATGAATCAAAACCAACATTCACTGAAGCAGTCCCGTGATCTTGGGTCACTTTTTCGATTCGTTCATCTGAGCCCAAAGATAGCTCAAGTGCACTATCTTTATATGACACAGCAGCTCGGTTATCTAAAGATGTTAGACTCTTTGTAATGTCCCTATCACCGTGTGCTGGACGTCTGTTTTCTGCTAGTGAAGAGTTTGTATTAACTGGCTTTTCAAAAGTTTTATGATGTGAACTGTTCATTTCTTTAGTACTGTCATTATAGATTACATCTGTATAATTCCCAGTAATTTCCATGTCAtcacatttagaaaaaacaacAGTTTTATCACCTCGGAAGACAGTCTCAGAAGAAATGGATCCTGGGATGGCAGACATTGTTCTGGCCTCTTGTTTAACAGTTTGCAGCACTGTAGGATCTCGTCTCTCTTCAACATTTACTGGTTTTTTGTCTGTACAAAGTTGAGGGTCCTGCTGAACAATGAAGTGCTGATCAGATGCTCTCTTTAATATAGAATTGTCTAACTCTGTGGATGGGAAATCCTTTTTGAAGTTTAGACTTCGATTCCCAAcactggagaagggaaaagacatttttacagtGTGACTAGTTGTCATATCCATTCCATCGTCTGCAAATGCCTCAGTAACATCTGCACACAGTAATTGCTCTGGTGGAACTTCACAGATACCAGAAAACATAGCTTTAACATCAGATGCCTGGCATTTTGTCATTTCCATTCCATCGTCTTGCCCTCTAAAGACTTTTGTTACATTGCAGGTGTCCAGTGGTTCATGGGAATATGCAAATGCCACTGACGATCGTGCCATGTCTTCTGAGACTTGTGAAGGGACAaaaaaaacattctctttttCAGGTCCCTCAATAGGATTGAGTGACTTTTCATTTGACTTCAAGCTCATCAAAAATtcattgaaatttattttttttacagcagtagtATCTTCCTTCTGTTCAAAAGATGGGCATGAATGGCTTGTAGGGTCAGAGAAAAAATGAAACTCTTTGCTCATTTCTGCCTTTCCATTGTTAGAGTTTAACCCAGCCAGAAATGATGTGATAtctattttctcagttttatcaGCTTGATCGTTTTTCAGGTTACGTGTGATCACTGCAGTGTGACTAGCTGTCATatccatttcattttcatctgaaaagatGAGGGTGGTGTCATGCCTAGTTGCTCTTTGAATGGTGTTGTCCGCATcatgccactgaaaaaaaaaaaaaaaaaaaaggaagaaattagttACTGACACTTAAAACAAATGATACAATGGTTTATTCTATTTAAATCAAAAGTCAACTAATGCAGTCCTAAGGTTATAGCCCTATCTTTAAatcttctctttggaaaaaaaaccccaacttattTCAGTCCTCATCAATAAGCAATAACACATTCAAGGAAAGGATGATGACTTAATTATTAGATGATATCactttaaatggctttttttgaaAGAACATGTCTCAGTTTTACTGTTGGGCAAAGACTTCATATCTAGACATATCTTGGTAAGCATGGAACAATTACTGAGTCTTATGGAACAGTACTTTCTATCTCTCTACAGTGTGGTTtctgccttccccccccaccccataacTGCAGGTAAAAACCTTGCCCAGCTTATCATGCATGTGgcccaaagcagcagcaccaaGTTGGAAGTTTTAAAAGACTTTTCCACCACCAGCTAGGAAGATTTTAGTCTCTTTAAGAGAGAGGATTTACAGTTTaaaagctgtaggaaaaaaatggcCAGTAACAAGATATAATGCTATATTTTATCAACTATAATGAATATATTGATTAAGAACAGCTTCATGTTTACTTCACATTACATATGCTATTatataaatgcaagaaataaaatatactagaagcagcagcacagccataTACATTACCCAAGAGAAGGAGAGACGGAGTTCAGTCTGACCTTTATAGCCTCACGGTATACATCTTCTCATCCACACTAGAttttaactgggttttttttgtttggtttggtttttaacattCATTAACAAGGGCTACCATATGTTTTTAAGCCACATCTTTAAACTCAACATAAAAGTCAGAAGCCATTGCAGTAAGGGAGACTGTTTTGACAATTGCTTTGTTTAACACCACAGTGCCATAACATCATCACTGAAGTGTGACACAGTCCAGGATTTCCGTGCAATTGTGCCTGTGAGGGCCTTGGCTAAGAAGTTTGTGTGTTATTACTTGATTCAACTGAAGAAATTCAGTTACCTTTTCATGCTAATCATTGCAATTTGTCTAAAGCTTTTTACCAGCAGAAACAGAGAGTACATTTGTGCATATCCATTCTAcccacagaagaagaaaaatacacaagCAGAGAGTAATACatgagaaaaaatacataacCAGACCTATGTGAAACATAAGCTCCTTTGCCTATTCTTAGATATGAATTGAAAAGAATGGAGGAACCAGCTCAGGTACTGAAAAATTAGCAAGCAGTTTTAGAAGCCAGTTATCAATACTGCAGTATAATGCCTATCAGATTAGGAAAATACTTCAGAATATAGAAGATTAGCTTTCAGAAGAACTTTATGTGAATAtgcaaggatttcttttttagtCAGTTGAGttacatttttcatctttactACCTGAATTATTGGAATATATTTTGGACACTGATATTTTCagcaccaaaaaaataaaagctttcatatACCTCAGTCTGCTGCACCAATGCCTGGATAGGGGCATGAAGCAAAGTGTTCATCCctgttgaaagaaaaggaaatactccATTTGTTGCgctattttcttattattttatccACTGAGCTGAAGATCTACGCACTTGTTTTACAAATACCACTGAGTCAGTAAGTACAACTAAAACCAAATAcagcctgaaaaatattttcagtattcccTTCAGCATGTGGAAGAGCCAGCCATATTTCTACAGTACAATGCTTGTAAACAGATTTATGGGACAAAGCCCGTTCATGCAATAGTCATCTCGGTCAGGGAGATTGTTCTAGGCATGTTAAAATTATTCAAACAGAATCAATAGTTTTGAATAAAGATAGTCATTTTGTTATTACATCTATTTCCAAACTCACCAGTGATCTCACATGGAACAGCTTCAGGTTCTTCATTTCTACAAAAGGTGGGTTAGGTAAACAGTTTGTTAAGAGATTTCAAAACAGAAGGCTTCAGCAATATACTGAAAAGGCAGAGAATTCTGATGCATAGCTCATACGGGACTGGGCAGCAGATCCCAGACATTACTTATATGTCTTCAGTATATTCTAATTTGAGTTACGATCTTATTTTCCCCATGAGACTCTCTCATCTTAGCATGC
This genomic interval carries:
- the KNL1 gene encoding outer kinetochore KNL1 complex subunit KNL1, coding for MDAICVDPNMENDNTEHIRGKRLSSILKAPRNPLDDLGNGNELSQDINIEKRRKNSRRVSFANTINCRVFQRDLKNSTAEGESTECAADTRNDVLLNQNEEPEAVPCEITGMNTLLHAPIQALVQQTEWHDADNTIQRATRHDTTLIFSDENEMDMTASHTAVITRNLKNDQADKTEKIDITSFLAGLNSNNGKAEMSKEFHFFSDPTSHSCPSFEQKEDTTAVKKINFNEFLMSLKSNEKSLNPIEGPEKENVFFVPSQVSEDMARSSVAFAYSHEPLDTCNVTKVFRGQDDGMEMTKCQASDVKAMFSGICEVPPEQLLCADVTEAFADDGMDMTTSHTVKMSFPFSSVGNRSLNFKKDFPSTELDNSILKRASDQHFIVQQDPQLCTDKKPVNVEERRDPTVLQTVKQEARTMSAIPGSISSETVFRGDKTVVFSKCDDMEITGNYTDVIYNDSTKEMNSSHHKTFEKPVNTNSSLAENRRPAHGDRDITKSLTSLDNRAAVSYKDSALELSLGSDERIEKVTQDHGTASVNVGFDSCTNSVSTGVSTSRLQHRLANSQRVSLPGEKTVIFSGEDMDLTKTCLVKDDGKNVENESPAGVSTSVTCKPHFLDNRSTSLNLNEQEEMEITKCHAVVIDDQRNGITAEAKQMHCKIIPRKNQHKHVSEGANSLDIDKENLEVISIDGNIKRSQAIEMNSKDLEMIMVDKKLGKTNFQASGPSSCATSMCSLQEQKRDAPENIVTDTCAFVSLQSQKVVISQPSGKNLLNASVSCANDKTGRFSDDENMDITKTHPAAFDVAPINTVQEYENNHNQTNIIPKRLQNQTFQFSGSSGVDIASQTAAIECGDLKMNTNKQTVTPLAANGSLVSSNEPVPSGMKGNQQLGTILGIKADCQNSDRQEKTYTMKVVNKVLPTCVDSEETVLPIEKPLSEEGDPHSVDGLHLRGAEEPLLANTSEPHKGSSQLPSLLEKSVVFPSGENMDLTGNCAVMVPDHNINPVLSERKAVPGHIVQDKNKIMPLKKGVTMTINSQEQPACNVYSLVSGKKMLPMTGLKHLPFAGEKTTIFSEDADMDITRSHTVSADKIILQCKSSNDDISLISGDKTCVFTYNDDMEISRLNTIAVDKSMEKAASQGMLSMAKRTGRKSLKGTTGEKTVLFSLNNENDDMEITESHTAAIGHEIALQNEVGLHSVSSAHPLKTVMFTSSQADMDITKSCSADKIPIKVVRDDKLHLDKEVGQQALSNSEATMIAMDDMEITKTHNVALEENCLQGRQPNQSVPLTSTIMFTSYQADMEMTESHSVDESIERVLCEDRLNLAKQVGQEAVSDSKTIIFTLAEDMEITKTHTAVLNGEIDVQDRESVPAISAVPADKTVVFTHNQDDMEITASHTIAVNNNINGFENQEVSHKSTQQPHLHGALLSSCRDEIDSPHTKDVNGEYHTKSKDKPSIPSSASSASAFPSDKGAIKVHSGTTPDSIYSVSLPEEATDVRAPQDLDLPTDNSAPVNSQQDLLQPEKLQSKRVSFKLPSNGPMDCSEESGDLVSHVSLPIQQPDSLAGSPDARSTQRNQVLKDDSSGHEDLATDSGSTGASLVPVSNKELKENEGLSAEGETPPKDFQINSEQTKQLLVSDSPRDQIDPTLAPELSGILNVCSKLKNIRRKSAVFSVSETVFSDQLPKSSTQPEDTLRLGKNTVNEPNNLFYTKEQDNTCLESGAAPVDANLGTALKDKYQGINMPLVIFQPKLPNRRNPSVSSVQDINAKSSDKGEAPISEVSVNARETPGNKKSSRQNFSPSQFIAEEFLPVCLEEMDSNESVSSELVENACNEISKKQISHSEKNQFEETTTCNNTKRALEQHEEDLQSPKKLKRDENLDGEASQDLQVTFGAVSQSQVEVHEGEDPPNLSAKSPDCTHASTSSSLDSVKADTELTIQRSSQMESQLLTDSICEDTLREKFQNGVITVGEFFTLLQVHVPIQKPRHSHLPANCAVSAPPTPEDLIYSQYVYRPKLRIYEEDCQALSRMIDELKLYANVQDQLLVNVNKSLWEVMRTCSDEELKSFGAELNKMKSYFTKESKILAHNEKATLYSKLLQSAQEQQGKLQSRIEKVDELLKEAESCLVALGGDSDWEEWEADCSHEMAEGKTLKEELESLQAQEEELQRELSDLETQNEQMLAEMNQLKEKEKSCQELLERYDFTEWEITEWSEQQAVFNFLYDSIELTVVFGPPIDGDDFGEDPSRKIVSLNFESLLDEEKAPPSSCLVQRLIFQFIESQGCWQEKCPTLYYLPQVLHDVSLVVSRCKILGEEIEFLERWGGKFNLLKTDINDTKVKLLFSASATFAKFELTLSLSANYPAASLPFTVQKQIGNIGEEEISAVLANVPVGYHYLRRIVSLVHQNLLQDPR